The Paenibacillus sp. G2S3 region AGCTAGTTCCTACGCCACCAGGAGAATATAAACGCGGACAGATTCTGTTCGATGGACAAGATTTGATTGGCAAGACAGAGAAGCAGATGCAGAAGATCCGTGGTAAAGAGATCGGTATGATTTTTCAAGATCCGATGACCTCTCTGAACCCAATGATGAAGGTCGGCAGACAAATTACTGAAGTGCTGCTCAAACATGAGAACATCTCCAAAGCTGATGCGAATAAACGTGGGATTGAGCTTCTCAATCTTGTAGGTATTCCTTCTCCAGAACGTCGCTTCAGTCAATATCCACATGAATTCAGTGGTGGTATGCGTCAACGTGTTGTTATTGCAATGGCACTTGCTGCGAACCCTAAGCTTCTGATTGCGGATGAGCCGACTACAGCGCTCGACGTAACTATCCAGGCACAAATCCTTGATTTGATGAAGGAATTGCAGAAGAAGATTGATACCGCTATTATTTTTATCACCCATGATCTCGGGGTTGTAGCAAGAATGGCAGATCGTGTAGCTGTTATGTATGCCGGACAAATTGTCGAAATGGGAACAGCGGAAGAGATCTTCTACGATCCAAGACACCCATACACTTGGGGCTTGCTGGCTTCCATGCCAAGTCTAGAGAGCAAAGGTTCTTTGCTTACAGCGATTCCTGGAACACCTCCAGATTTGATCAAACCGCCTAAGGGCGATGCTTTCGCACTACGTAGCACTTACGCTATGCAAATCGATATGGAGAAAGAGCCTCCAATGTATAAGGTTTCGGATACCCATATGGTGAAGTCTTGGCTAATGCATCCGATGGCTCCTAAGGTGGAACCGCCGGCAGTTGTTAAGAGCAGACAACGTGTGCTTAAGAACGCTTATCCAGAGCCAGTTTTGGTGCAAGAAGGCGCTAATTAAAAAGATTATTTTATGTAAAATATAAAAGGAAACGTCAGGCCATTTCGATGGCTTGGCGTTTTTTTTATGTCCAAAAGTTCACTATTTATTTAAATAAATATAAATTAATACGTACTTAATTAAATAAAAGGATTGACTATTGTTCGTTTTCGTTTCAAAATGAAAAGGCATACATAGGGGGTATAACGATGAGAAAAGCAATTATGACTACAATGATCAGCGTTTCATTATTAGCAGTAACCGCGTGCAACGACAATTCTTCTAGTTCCAGCAATATAAATAACGTAGCTGACTCTGTGCAGCCTGTCTTCAAAAATGTATCTGTACATGATCCGTCAATCATTATGGCAAATAACAAATTCTATGTGTTCGGCTCTCATTTAGCATCTGCTAAATCAAACGATCTGATGTCTTGGACTCAGCTGTCCTCTGGGGTGGTAGAAGGAAACGTACTCATTCCTAATGTCAAAGAGGAGTTTGCTGAAGCATTAAAATGGGCACAGACGGATACCTTATGGGCACCCGATGTTATCCAATTGGCGGATGGCAAATACTATATGTATTACAATGCTTGTAAAGGGGATTCCCCGTTGTCTGCACTAGGCATAGCTGTGTCGGACAATATTGAGGGACCGTATAAGAATAAGGGCGTCATTCTGAAGTCAGGTATGATGGGTATGGGTGATGATGGAGAAATATATGATGCCACTCAAAAGCCGAATGTAGTAGATCCGGATGTGTTCTTTGATAAAGAAGGAAAGTTGTGGATGGTCTACGGTTCTTATTCCGGTGGTATTTTCATTATGGAACTAGATGCTGATACAGGCTTCCCGCTGCCAGATCAAGGTTATGGCAAAAAGCTGCTGGGTGCGAATCATGCTCGGATAGAAGCTCCATATATGCTGTACAGTCCGGAAACGGATTACTACTATCTGTTCCTATCTTATGGGGGGCTGGCTGCAGACGGTGGATATAACATCCGTGTGGCTCGTTCAAAGGCTCCAGATGGACCTTTCGAAGATTCTGAGGGTCAGGATATGGTTAATGCACAAGGATCGCCTACTGTATTGTTCGATGATCCAGCATATGCTCCTTATGGAGTGAAGCTAATGGGGAATTTCGAATTCTTGAATACGGATGACGAGCTGCCAGTGAGCGGAGAAGGTTATGTATCACCAGGTCATAACTCAGCGTTTTATGATGAAGAGAATGGCAAGTATTATCTGATCTTCCATACACGGTTCCCAAATCGTGGAGAAAAGCATGAGGTAAGAGTTCATCAAATGTTTATGAACAGTGAGGGCTGGCCAGTTATAGCCCCACACCGTTATGGCGGAGAGACCATTGAGAAATACACAAAAGAGCAAATTTCAGGCGAATATAAATATGTGAACCATAACAAAGACATTACGGCTGATATCGTGCAGTCGGAGCTGATTGAATTCACTAAGAGCGGTAAGATCAAAGGAGCGGCAAAGGGGAAATGGAAGCTTATCGATGATCATACTGCTGAGCTTACCATTGACGGTTCTACTTATAATGGGGTGTTCCTGAAAGAGTGGAATGAAGCAACAGCTAGTAACGTTATGACGTTTACTGCGCTTTCCAAGGAAGGTATCTCTATCTGGGGGAGCCATGTATCAACGATGGAATAATAAATTTTTTTGAAAATTGGCAGTAGAAACGGGGTTCCAATTAGTCATGAGAATGACTAAACTGGAACCCCGTTTTATGGATGAATGGTCAGTCTTCAAACTTTCGAATCACAATGACAGCATTATGCCCACCGAAACCAAAGGAGTTAGACATGCCTATGGTAAGATCAGTTTTTCGTGCAATGTTCGGGACATAATCCAGATCACAGATGGAATCTACGAACTCCTGATTAATGGTAGGAGGGATGATTCCTTCTTGAATACTCTTAATCAGGGCTATGGCTTCTAAGCCACCGGCCGCCCCTAAAGCATGGCCGGTCATAGACTTATTAGCTGTTACGGGAATTTGGTAAGCCTGATCACCGAATAACTTCTTTATCGCAAGGGTCTCGGAGCGGTCACCTACTATTGTACTGGTGGCATGAGCACTAATTACATCCACCTCTTTGGGCTGGAGATTAGCTTCATTCAGAGCCAGCTTCATCGCTTGATAAGCACCAATTCCTTCTGGATGGGTGGCGACCATATGATAGGCATCAGAGCTGGCGCCATAACCGATAACCTCTCCGTGAATTTTGGCGTTTCTACGCTGCGCGTGTGAAAGTGATTCTAGAATAACAATTCCGCCGCCTTCTCCGATAACAAATCCATCACGCTCCCCATCAAAAGGTCGACTTGCCTTAGTCGGCTCCTCATTTCGAGTGGATAAGGAGGTGGCATTGCCGAAACTAGCTAAAGAGATTTCAGTAATGGCTGCTTCTGATCCACCAGCAATTACTATGTCCGCACCTCCATAACGGATCAACCGGAAGGCTTCACCGATTGCTGTATTTCCAATAGAGCAGGCAGTTACTGGAGACATCGTAGGACCTAAGGCTCCTAATTTAATGCTGATCATCGCCGCAGCCATATTGGAGATCATCATTGGAATTAAAGTGGGGCTGACCCGATCTGGTCCACGGTCCTTTAGCACACTCCCTTGCTCCATCAAGGTCTGAATCCCACCAACGCCTGAGCCTACGTAAACTCCGAGACGTTCCTTGTCAATCTTATCAAGCTGTAGACCGGAATGTGTCCAAGCATCCTCAGCGGCTGCGAGGGCGAACTGGCTAAATCTATCCATTCTGCGGGCTTCTTTACGGCCAAATCTGGCCTCCGCATCGAAATCATGTACGATTCCCGCGATCTTTGTCTTAAAGTTTGAAGTATCAAATGAAGTGATTGGGGAAATACCCGACTCACCAGAAACTAGACGATCCCAGAATTGCTCTATTGTATTTCCAAGGGGCGAAATTAAGCCCATGCCTGTAATAACTACGCGTTCCATAATGAACCTCCTCAAGAAGTGTATATAGGTATTTTTCCACTTTTTTTATCCTATTACAAGTTATCGTTTATCCTAGTATAATTTGTACTATACTAATGATTGTTACAGAGAGGAGAGGGAGCAAATGGCTAATCAGACGAGATTGCAGGCATTATCAGATTTCTTAAAAGCACGCCGTGCTGCCATCTCACCCAGCTCTGTTGGGCTGCCAGAAGGCACACGCAGGAGAACGCCTGGGCTTCGCAGGGAAGAAGTTGCCCAGCTAGCGGGAGTAAGCAGCACCTGGTATACGTGGCTAGAACAGGGCAGGGATATTAAAGTATCTTCGTCTGTTCTGGATTGTATTGCGACTGCCCTAAAGCTAACTAATGATGAGCGGAAATATCTTTTTGCACTAGCACTAGAGACTGGAACAGGGAATGTTCTATTTCAGCAAGAGGAATCCTCTGTAATAAGTCCTTCTCTACAGAAAATTTTACAGGAGCTGAGGACTTGTCCTACGATTATTTCAGACCGACGTTGCGGGATTGTAGGTTGGAATGAGGCTGCAGCACATGTGTTTCTTGATTTCTTCAAACTGCCCATCGAGGAGAGAAACATGATTCGTTTGTTATTTGTTCGCAAGGAATTCAGACGTTTAGCCGTAAATTGGGAACAATTCGTAAGTGGATATCTATCCATCTTTAGAGCGTATTACGGACAATATGTAGAGGATCGTTGGTACGATGAATTTATTGAGGAATTAAAGGGACTTCATCCAGCGTTTAATGAAATGTGGGAACAAAGTCGGGTCAGCTCTGCTCCTGATGTACTTCTGGAATTCAGACATGCCAAAGCAGGAAAAATGTTATTTCATTTAACCTCATTACAGGTTCAAGGTAGCACAGATTTACGTTGTAGTATTTATACTCCAGCCGCAGATTCGAATACGGAAATTAAGCTGAAGCAGCTTATGGAACAGCATAAAGAATCACTTTAGTAGATTTCCATGAGAAAGCATCTCTAGCTGAATTATCAACTAGAGATGCTTTAGAGTATTGTGAAAATGAATCTATTAGAAATCTGATGTTGAGATTTCAATAAATCCGAATGTTGTGCCCGCAGGAGTACTTAAGAGTGCTGCGACCAGCAGTGCATGAACTTGAAGTGTAAGACTATTGAATGCTGGAATCGTGTAAGTGATAACTGGAGCATTCACACGGGTTAATACTAGTTGTACCGGCTGGTCCGAGATATTGTTTACTGTAACTGCAGCATTAATACCACCTGCAAGGTTTTCATAATATGATTTGCCAATGACGGGTTCTAAAACAAAAAATTGTTGCGGTAATACGATGGCCATAGTAACGACCTCCTTTTCATTTGATAGGATATACTATGCTGTAAATCTATTGATGGGAGAGCGAATGACACGGGGAATTAGCACTTTTTGATAGGGGACAAGGAGATTGTGTTCGGACACTACGATACTTATTCACAGAAAACGGGAGTGTCCGGTAGCCATCTACATGGCATGGACACTCCCGTTTTATTGTTGGAGGATTAATGAGTTGCTATATTCTTTTTATTGGCGTGTTTACTTCCATAGATTCTGTACAATATCAATCCGAACAGCATGCCGATAAATGACATCACGGAAATCGTTAAGTAAAGGGCCTTACCGCCAAAGGCTTCATACAATGCTCCGCCAGCATATGAAGCGAGTATGCCTGATACACCGAAAAACAACAGCGCTAGTACAGTTTGACCTGTAGCACGCCATTCTTCAGGCACAATACTGTACAGATATTGAATAGCTGCGGAGTAAAACACCGGGAAGGTAAGAATTTGTAGAATCTGTAGATAAGCTAACAAATGCGGATCAGTAATCCAGGCTGAAATAAAGAATCGAAGAAAATAAAAGGCTCCAGAAATTGATATTATGATAAGTTCTTTTCCTTTGCGTAGCCACCAAAAGCTTAAGGCAAAGACGATAATTTCACTCATTGCGGCGATAAAGAACGATTGACCTACTAATTCAGGACTACCACCAAGCTCACGGATATAAACACCAAGGAAGGTATCATTCATTCGTGCAGGAACGGAGCTAATAAATATGAGCACTAGAAACAGCAGTGTTTCTTTGTTGCTAAGAAAATGCTTTAAGCTGTCAAGTGTAACTGGTTTACCGGTGACTGGAGCATCTGGCATGAACCAACTGACGATAAAGCTTGTAAGGCTAATTCCAACGAACAGCATGGCCATCCCTTGGGAGCCGAAATAACTCAGCACATAACCTGTGAGCAAAGCCATTACACCGTATCCTAACGCACCATATGTACGGATCGACCCATAGCTGATTCCAGCTGCCTCGGAGATCCGGAAATTCAGGCTTTCAGCAAGCGGATCGATAGGCATCAAGAAGAAATAGAGCAGCATCGCAAAAAGAATAAGTCCGACATAGCTGTTGGAATCGAATAAAAAGTAGCCCGTCACCGCAGAGCATAACAGTAGAACTAAAAGTACTTTGCGGATTGTTCTTGTTCTGTCACTAATCATCCCCCATAAGGGTTGAGCAATGATGGTAACAAACCCTCCTGTACCAATAATGAATCCGATTTGTGCCGGGTTTAGACCTTGCTCCCCTAGATAGACTGGCAGAAAAGGAATGAACATGGCCAGCAGGGCAAAGTACAAAAAGTTAAACCCTCGTAATAGTGTTGGTGCTTTCATAATTTTTTTACCTCACGTATTAATTAATATTTGTATAGAGTCAATTTTGATATTGTATCACGGATGTTGAATGATTAGGATATAAAACTATGATAAACTGAGAATAATTAAAGCGAAATGCAAGGAGAAAAGCCGATGATAAAGCTGGTATCATGGAATGTTAATGGCCTTCGGGCCTGTGTGAAAAAAGGATTTAATGACTATTTTAAAGAAGTGGACGCTGATATCTTCTGTGTTCAAGAGACTAAGCTTCAGGAAGGGCAAATTACACTGGAGCACGGCGAAGAATATGATCAATACTGGAATTACGCAGTGAAAAAGGGATATTCCGGTACGGCAATATTCACCAAAATCAAGCCTATCTCTGCGAGATATGGGATGGAAGAAGATGAAGAAGCAGAAGGTCGGATCATTACATTAGAGTTCGAACATTTTTATATGGTCAACGTCTATACACCAAATGCTAAACGAGATTTGTCTCGATTGGAATATAGAATGGAATGGGAGGACCGTTTCCGTAATTATCTCTTAGAACTGGACAAGCGTAAACCAGTTGTTGTCTGCGGAGACCTAAACGTAGCCCATGAGGATATTGATATCAAGAATGCAAAGGCTAACCGTGGGAACTCCGGTTTTACGGATGAAGAGAGAGGGAAAATGAGTACGCTGCTAGAGTCGGGCTTCATAGATACGTTCCGATACCTTCACCCGGAGCTAGAAGGAGTATATTCATGGTGGTCTTATATGCCGAAGGTGAGAGAGCGGAATGTAGGCTGGCGGATTGATTATTTCCTAGCTTCTTCTAGACTTGCACCTAATGTAATTGATGCCCAAATCGATTGTCAGATCATGGGCAGTGATCATTGCCCGGTAATCTTGAAGCTTGCTGATTTTTCGGAATAAAATAAAGTGATTTAAGGCCGCTAAGTTCCCGAAAAGAACAAAGCGGCCTTTCTTTTATTAACTATACCTATTGTATGCTTCCAATGATATCATCGAATTCAAGCGGTCCCATATTTACATTGATCCGCTGCTTAAGGATTAGCGTATTCTCTAAAATATTAATATCAAGTGTAATCAAGAAAGGCATTTCAACAAACAGCAAGGACAACTGAAGCTGGTCTTCAGAAGACCAAGTAAAGCTGGACATAATTCGGTTCATGGAAGGCTCCAGGATCAGCGCAAAGCTTTCGAGCCATTGTCCTCGGCCTAATCGAATGACATTGTTCTCACCCAGTTTAGTTATTAAAGTAACCTCAGCTTCATCATTGTTGAAGGAGATAGAGATGGTAGCTAGTGAAAATTGGTTGTCATCGAGTGTATAGGTTATGCCATTTATTTGATCTTCTAGAATAGATGACCGCTGTAATTGTGGAGGGTCTATCGATAAATTCTTTAATTGGTCTGCCAATTTGGCTGCTAATGCTTGATCTTCCAGAAGAGGAGCATCCTTCATATTGGGTAGTAAATGCTCCCACACTGCATTCAAAATTCCTTGAATACTATTTGAAGCGGCAGTAATAGCAATTACCGCATCTTGATCAGGAAGAACAACGCAGAGTTGTCCGAATGCGCCATCGGCGCGGTAGGCTCCATGTTGGCATCTCCAGAATTGATAACCATATCCGAGCGCCCAGTCATGATCGCCTTCGCCATTGGAAATATGTTTGGATGTAGCTTCTGTGATCCACTCTTCAGGCAGCAGGCGCTGATGATTCCAAATGCCTTTTTGCAAGAATAATTGTCCGAATTTAGCAATATCTTCAGTGGTAATGCTTAAGCCAAATCCCCCCGTGTTAATTCCACGTGGACAAGACTGCCAAGTTGCTCCGTGAATACCAAGCGGAACGAACAGACGCGGTTCTAGATATTCTAGCAGTGTTTGGCCAGTAACTCTTTGAAGGATCGCGGACAACATGTAAGTGGCGCCGGTATTATATAGGAAATGTGTACCTGGTTGTTTCTCCACTGGGACTGAGAAGAAAGCTTTAACCCAATTCCCGTCTGCACTTTTATGAAGTGTGTCCATAGTATCCACGACATGCCCGGTACCCATCATCAATAGATGTCTGATTGTCAGGTTGGATAGATTGTCAGTGATAGTCGCAGGAGCCTCTTCAGGGAAGAAGGAGATGACTGAATCGTCGAGTGTGATTAGCTTTTCTGTGACCGCAAACCCGATTGCAGTTGAGGTGAAGCTTTTGCTAAGGGAAAATAGCATATGTGGAAGATCGGACTTATAAGGAGACCACCAGCCTTCAGAGACCACATACCCATGCCGAAGGAGCGTGAAGCTATGCAGACCTAAGCTTTGGTTCTCTACTGCATCAATAAAGGTGGATATTGCGGCTGATGATATGCCCTGCTCTTCTGGAAGACTTCTAGACAACTGCAAGCTACTTGTAGTTTCCATTCATTCATCTCCTAAATTTTGAGAATTCCTACCTTCCTATTCTATAATAAATTCCATTGTATAAATACTATATAAAAATGAAGATTTTTAATCCTCTATAGAGCTGCTGTTTGAGGTATCGGTATTCAGTCTTTTCTCAGGCCATGAAATAACATGCGAGGTTCGGCTTAATTGCTCATAGATTAGCTGGTCATTTTTTTTGAATACCTTAATGACTAAATGAATAAAGAAAGCTAGATCGACCAGTAGAACAATGAGGTAAGCGACCGTTCTCAATGGTGAAGATAGAAGCCCAGTCACATCAGAATCGATAACAAGAGCGTGAAGTCCAAGTAATATCCAATATAGCAGACCATATCGGATCATAAGCGCCCAGAAAGAAGCTCGATTACCTTTGCTCGTTACCCGAATACGTACAATCCATTTGCCTAAGGTCCGCCCACCAGTGAAAGCTGGAATCAGGATGAAGTAAATCCCTGTTACAATCCAGAAAGCACTTTTTATATCGAATCCATAAAGTACACCAAACCCGATGATCCACACCATACTATCGATGAAAAAAGCAATTCCTCTGCGGGTATAGGAGACTCTTTTGGCAGAACGGTCGATATTCGTATCCAGTTGTTCTATACGTGGCAGCAACCCATTAATCCATATAGCAATCCGAAATCCAAAGATCCCTCCCAGCGTGTTGGTAATAAGATCATCGACATCAAATAGGCGGTAGGGATGGTCAAAAAAGCCGTAGATACCTGTAACCTGAGTGACCTCAAAAGATAACGAAAGTATGAAAGACAAGAGAATACACATTCCCCAGCGCGCCCGAAAATAGTAGCCCAGAAATAATCCAAACGGCACAGTCAAAGCGATGTTAAATATCACCTGTAAAAAAGCAGGTTCACGCAGTAACGACCAATACGTTGAAATCTGATCAGGTATGATCTTAGAGCCATCTATAATATCTTGTATAAATTGTAGAGGGATGAGCTGCATGATGCTCCCTGAAGGCGCCATGTTATGTCTAGAGGAAGGCATCGGAAGCAATACGAGAAAGTAAGCGTTCATAAGATAGAGCAGCAATAAGTATAGGATTAAAGCTCTAAGCTTATGGATGTAGCCGTGTCTACGGTATTGCACGATTAGAAAAGGGAGTGTGAAGATCAATGCCGCTATAGGAAACATCATAAAGGCATAAGAAATTGGGAAAAAGTAAGA contains the following coding sequences:
- a CDS encoding ABC transporter ATP-binding protein, with translation MERLLEVKDLAISFKTHGGEVQAIRGVSFHVDKGETLAIVGESGSGKSVTSQAVMKLVPTPPGEYKRGQILFDGQDLIGKTEKQMQKIRGKEIGMIFQDPMTSLNPMMKVGRQITEVLLKHENISKADANKRGIELLNLVGIPSPERRFSQYPHEFSGGMRQRVVIAMALAANPKLLIADEPTTALDVTIQAQILDLMKELQKKIDTAIIFITHDLGVVARMADRVAVMYAGQIVEMGTAEEIFYDPRHPYTWGLLASMPSLESKGSLLTAIPGTPPDLIKPPKGDAFALRSTYAMQIDMEKEPPMYKVSDTHMVKSWLMHPMAPKVEPPAVVKSRQRVLKNAYPEPVLVQEGAN
- a CDS encoding glycoside hydrolase family 43 protein translates to MRKAIMTTMISVSLLAVTACNDNSSSSSNINNVADSVQPVFKNVSVHDPSIIMANNKFYVFGSHLASAKSNDLMSWTQLSSGVVEGNVLIPNVKEEFAEALKWAQTDTLWAPDVIQLADGKYYMYYNACKGDSPLSALGIAVSDNIEGPYKNKGVILKSGMMGMGDDGEIYDATQKPNVVDPDVFFDKEGKLWMVYGSYSGGIFIMELDADTGFPLPDQGYGKKLLGANHARIEAPYMLYSPETDYYYLFLSYGGLAADGGYNIRVARSKAPDGPFEDSEGQDMVNAQGSPTVLFDDPAYAPYGVKLMGNFEFLNTDDELPVSGEGYVSPGHNSAFYDEENGKYYLIFHTRFPNRGEKHEVRVHQMFMNSEGWPVIAPHRYGGETIEKYTKEQISGEYKYVNHNKDITADIVQSELIEFTKSGKIKGAAKGKWKLIDDHTAELTIDGSTYNGVFLKEWNEATASNVMTFTALSKEGISIWGSHVSTME
- the fabF gene encoding beta-ketoacyl-ACP synthase II, coding for MERVVITGMGLISPLGNTIEQFWDRLVSGESGISPITSFDTSNFKTKIAGIVHDFDAEARFGRKEARRMDRFSQFALAAAEDAWTHSGLQLDKIDKERLGVYVGSGVGGIQTLMEQGSVLKDRGPDRVSPTLIPMMISNMAAAMISIKLGALGPTMSPVTACSIGNTAIGEAFRLIRYGGADIVIAGGSEAAITEISLASFGNATSLSTRNEEPTKASRPFDGERDGFVIGEGGGIVILESLSHAQRRNAKIHGEVIGYGASSDAYHMVATHPEGIGAYQAMKLALNEANLQPKEVDVISAHATSTIVGDRSETLAIKKLFGDQAYQIPVTANKSMTGHALGAAGGLEAIALIKSIQEGIIPPTINQEFVDSICDLDYVPNIARKTDLTIGMSNSFGFGGHNAVIVIRKFED
- a CDS encoding helix-turn-helix transcriptional regulator; amino-acid sequence: MANQTRLQALSDFLKARRAAISPSSVGLPEGTRRRTPGLRREEVAQLAGVSSTWYTWLEQGRDIKVSSSVLDCIATALKLTNDERKYLFALALETGTGNVLFQQEESSVISPSLQKILQELRTCPTIISDRRCGIVGWNEAAAHVFLDFFKLPIEERNMIRLLFVRKEFRRLAVNWEQFVSGYLSIFRAYYGQYVEDRWYDEFIEELKGLHPAFNEMWEQSRVSSAPDVLLEFRHAKAGKMLFHLTSLQVQGSTDLRCSIYTPAADSNTEIKLKQLMEQHKESL
- a CDS encoding MFS transporter, with product MKAPTLLRGFNFLYFALLAMFIPFLPVYLGEQGLNPAQIGFIIGTGGFVTIIAQPLWGMISDRTRTIRKVLLVLLLCSAVTGYFLFDSNSYVGLILFAMLLYFFLMPIDPLAESLNFRISEAAGISYGSIRTYGALGYGVMALLTGYVLSYFGSQGMAMLFVGISLTSFIVSWFMPDAPVTGKPVTLDSLKHFLSNKETLLFLVLIFISSVPARMNDTFLGVYIRELGGSPELVGQSFFIAAMSEIIVFALSFWWLRKGKELIIISISGAFYFLRFFISAWITDPHLLAYLQILQILTFPVFYSAAIQYLYSIVPEEWRATGQTVLALLFFGVSGILASYAGGALYEAFGGKALYLTISVMSFIGMLFGLILYRIYGSKHANKKNIATH
- a CDS encoding exodeoxyribonuclease III, which produces MKLVSWNVNGLRACVKKGFNDYFKEVDADIFCVQETKLQEGQITLEHGEEYDQYWNYAVKKGYSGTAIFTKIKPISARYGMEEDEEAEGRIITLEFEHFYMVNVYTPNAKRDLSRLEYRMEWEDRFRNYLLELDKRKPVVVCGDLNVAHEDIDIKNAKANRGNSGFTDEERGKMSTLLESGFIDTFRYLHPELEGVYSWWSYMPKVRERNVGWRIDYFLASSRLAPNVIDAQIDCQIMGSDHCPVILKLADFSE
- a CDS encoding serine hydrolase encodes the protein METTSSLQLSRSLPEEQGISSAAISTFIDAVENQSLGLHSFTLLRHGYVVSEGWWSPYKSDLPHMLFSLSKSFTSTAIGFAVTEKLITLDDSVISFFPEEAPATITDNLSNLTIRHLLMMGTGHVVDTMDTLHKSADGNWVKAFFSVPVEKQPGTHFLYNTGATYMLSAILQRVTGQTLLEYLEPRLFVPLGIHGATWQSCPRGINTGGFGLSITTEDIAKFGQLFLQKGIWNHQRLLPEEWITEATSKHISNGEGDHDWALGYGYQFWRCQHGAYRADGAFGQLCVVLPDQDAVIAITAASNSIQGILNAVWEHLLPNMKDAPLLEDQALAAKLADQLKNLSIDPPQLQRSSILEDQINGITYTLDDNQFSLATISISFNNDEAEVTLITKLGENNVIRLGRGQWLESFALILEPSMNRIMSSFTWSSEDQLQLSLLFVEMPFLITLDINILENTLILKQRINVNMGPLEFDDIIGSIQ
- a CDS encoding VanZ family protein codes for the protein MFHSYFFPISYAFMMFPIAALIFTLPFLIVQYRRHGYIHKLRALILYLLLLYLMNAYFLVLLPMPSSRHNMAPSGSIMQLIPLQFIQDIIDGSKIIPDQISTYWSLLREPAFLQVIFNIALTVPFGLFLGYYFRARWGMCILLSFILSLSFEVTQVTGIYGFFDHPYRLFDVDDLITNTLGGIFGFRIAIWINGLLPRIEQLDTNIDRSAKRVSYTRRGIAFFIDSMVWIIGFGVLYGFDIKSAFWIVTGIYFILIPAFTGGRTLGKWIVRIRVTSKGNRASFWALMIRYGLLYWILLGLHALVIDSDVTGLLSSPLRTVAYLIVLLVDLAFFIHLVIKVFKKNDQLIYEQLSRTSHVISWPEKRLNTDTSNSSSIED